Proteins encoded by one window of Vibrio panuliri:
- the prmB gene encoding 50S ribosomal protein L3 N(5)-glutamine methyltransferase, translating to MDKIFVEEAVSELHTLQDMIRWTVSRFNAANLFYGHGTDNAWDEAVQLILPTLYLPIDVPPHVLNSRLTTSERMRVVERVVKRINERTPTAYLTNKAWFCGLEFFVDERVLVPRSPIGELIQAEFQPWLVEEPVRIMDLCTGSGCIAIACAHAFPEAEVDAIDISADALQVAEQNIQDHGMEQQVFPIRSDLFRDLEKEKYNIIVTNPPYVDAEDMNSLPEEFTHEPELGLAAGSDGLKLVRRILANAPDYLTEQGILICEVGNSMVHMMEQYPHIPFTWLEFENGGHGVFMLTRDQLVDCAEEFKLYID from the coding sequence TTGGATAAGATTTTTGTAGAAGAAGCGGTATCGGAATTACATACCCTTCAAGATATGATTCGTTGGACAGTGAGCCGCTTTAATGCTGCTAACCTGTTTTACGGTCACGGTACAGATAACGCGTGGGATGAAGCCGTTCAGCTAATTCTACCAACCCTTTATCTACCAATTGATGTGCCTCCACATGTTCTTAATTCTCGTCTAACGACAAGCGAGCGCATGCGCGTCGTTGAGCGAGTGGTTAAACGCATCAATGAGCGTACACCAACCGCATACCTCACCAACAAAGCGTGGTTCTGTGGATTAGAATTTTTTGTTGATGAGCGAGTGCTAGTGCCTCGTTCTCCGATTGGTGAACTTATTCAAGCTGAGTTCCAACCTTGGTTGGTGGAAGAGCCTGTTCGCATTATGGATCTCTGCACAGGCAGTGGTTGTATCGCGATTGCTTGTGCACATGCTTTCCCTGAAGCTGAAGTGGATGCGATTGATATTTCTGCTGATGCGCTGCAAGTTGCGGAGCAAAATATTCAAGATCACGGTATGGAGCAACAGGTATTCCCAATTCGCTCTGACTTATTCCGAGATCTAGAAAAAGAGAAGTACAACATCATCGTAACTAACCCACCTTACGTTGATGCAGAAGATATGAACAGTCTGCCAGAAGAGTTTACTCACGAACCTGAGCTTGGTTTGGCTGCGGGCTCTGATGGCTTGAAGTTGGTACGTCGTATTTTAGCTAACGCGCCTGACTACCTAACTGAGCAAGGTATTCTGATTTGTGAAGTAGGCAACTCGATGGTGCATATGATGGAGCAATATCCACATATCCCGTTTACTTGGCTAGAGTTTGAAAACGGCGGTCACGGTGTGTTTATGTTGACTCGTGATCAACTGGTTGACTGTGCAGAAGAGTTCAAACTGTACATCGATTAA
- the aroC gene encoding chorismate synthase, translated as MAGNSIGQHFRVTTFGESHGIALGCIVDGCPPGLEISEEMIQVDLDRRRPGTSRYTTARREPDQVKILSGVFEGKTTGTSIGLLIENTDQRSKDYSDIKDKFRPGHADYTYHQKYGVRDYRGGGRSSARETAMRVAAGAIAKQYLKQEFGVEIRAYLSQMGDVAIEKVDWNEIENNPFFSPDADKVDAFDQLIRDLKKQGDSIGAKIQVVATNVPVGLGEPVFDRLDADIAHALMSINAVKGVEIGDGFDVVSQKGSEHRDALSPQGFGSNHAGGILGGISTGQDIVANIALKPTSSITVPGETIDRQGQPTELITKGRHDPCVGIRAVPIAEAMLAIVVMDHLLRHRGQNQGVTTETPHI; from the coding sequence ATGGCAGGAAATAGTATCGGACAACACTTTCGAGTGACAACATTCGGAGAAAGTCACGGTATCGCACTAGGATGTATCGTTGACGGCTGCCCTCCGGGGTTAGAAATATCAGAAGAAATGATTCAAGTGGACTTGGACCGTCGACGTCCGGGCACTTCTCGTTACACCACCGCGCGTCGTGAGCCTGACCAAGTCAAGATCCTCTCGGGTGTGTTTGAAGGTAAAACGACTGGCACCTCAATTGGCTTACTGATCGAAAATACTGACCAACGCTCAAAAGATTACTCGGATATCAAAGATAAGTTTCGTCCAGGTCATGCAGACTATACCTATCATCAGAAATATGGTGTGCGTGATTATCGTGGTGGCGGTCGTTCGTCAGCGCGTGAAACAGCAATGCGTGTTGCGGCAGGCGCAATTGCTAAGCAATACCTTAAACAAGAGTTTGGGGTTGAGATTCGCGCTTACCTGTCACAGATGGGCGATGTTGCGATAGAGAAAGTCGATTGGAATGAGATTGAAAATAACCCATTCTTCTCTCCTGATGCCGATAAAGTGGATGCGTTTGACCAACTGATTCGCGACTTGAAAAAACAAGGTGATTCAATTGGTGCCAAAATCCAAGTGGTTGCGACTAACGTGCCTGTTGGTTTGGGTGAACCAGTGTTTGATCGCCTCGATGCTGATATTGCTCATGCGCTGATGAGTATTAATGCTGTCAAAGGGGTAGAGATTGGTGATGGTTTTGATGTTGTGAGCCAAAAAGGCAGCGAGCATCGCGATGCCTTATCGCCACAAGGTTTTGGTAGCAATCATGCTGGTGGGATCTTAGGGGGTATATCGACAGGTCAAGATATTGTCGCCAATATTGCGCTAAAGCCAACCTCAAGCATTACCGTTCCCGGTGAAACGATTGACCGACAAGGTCAACCGACAGAGTTGATCACTAAAGGTCGCCATGATCCATGTGTTGGCATTCGTGCTGTGCCCATTGCCGAAGCGATGCTTGCGATTGTTGTGATGGATCATTTGCTGCGCCATCGTGGACAGAATCAGGGAGTGACCACTGAGACGCCACATATCTAG
- a CDS encoding trimeric intracellular cation channel family protein, translated as MLLSVLYIIGITAEAMTGALSAGRRKMDWFGVMLVASATAIGGGTVRDILLGHYPLGWVKNPEYLAITCIAGVLTTGLAKWVIKFKGLFIRLDALGLIVFSIIGTKIAMGMGLHPGICMVAALVTGVFGGLLRDLICRQTPLVLHEELYASVSLVASGLYLALLEFGIADVTATIVTLVVGYLMRMAAVRFKWRLPSFHLESEEPLH; from the coding sequence ATGCTACTAAGCGTGTTATACATTATTGGTATCACAGCAGAAGCGATGACTGGCGCGCTCAGTGCAGGTCGTCGAAAAATGGACTGGTTTGGCGTGATGCTGGTTGCAAGTGCTACCGCTATCGGGGGTGGTACGGTGCGCGATATTTTACTAGGCCACTACCCTCTAGGTTGGGTAAAAAACCCTGAGTATCTTGCCATCACTTGTATCGCCGGAGTACTGACAACAGGTTTAGCCAAATGGGTCATTAAGTTCAAAGGCTTGTTTATCCGCCTTGATGCACTCGGTTTAATCGTCTTTAGTATCATCGGTACCAAAATTGCGATGGGCATGGGCCTACATCCTGGCATCTGTATGGTTGCCGCATTAGTGACGGGTGTATTTGGTGGTCTATTGCGAGACTTAATTTGTCGTCAAACCCCATTGGTTCTGCACGAAGAACTCTATGCCTCAGTCTCTTTGGTCGCTTCCGGTCTCTACTTAGCGCTACTTGAGTTTGGTATTGCGGATGTCACTGCAACAATCGTGACACTGGTCGTTGGATACCTTATGCGCATGGCCGCCGTTCGCTTTAAATGGCGTTTACCTTCATTCCACTTGGAAAGCGAAGAGCCGCTGCACTAA
- a CDS encoding elongation factor P hydroxylase — MTHDYQDLIKIFNDTFYSSFNTKLELGGDEPIYLPANEKCDYHRIIFARGFYASALHEIAHWCVAGPERRLLEDFGYWYEPDGRTAQVQAEFEKVEIRPQAYEWILALSAGFPFTVSCDNLNGDFEPDRLAFMGKVHREVISILEQGLPPRVKMLSEAMRSFYQVAPLSADKFQVK; from the coding sequence ATGACGCACGACTATCAAGACCTTATCAAAATCTTTAATGATACTTTTTATTCAAGTTTTAATACCAAGCTGGAGTTAGGTGGTGATGAGCCTATCTACCTACCTGCCAATGAAAAGTGCGATTATCACCGGATTATTTTTGCTCGCGGCTTCTATGCATCGGCACTACATGAGATCGCACATTGGTGCGTAGCGGGACCTGAGCGTCGTTTACTTGAAGATTTTGGCTACTGGTACGAACCAGATGGGCGAACAGCTCAAGTTCAAGCGGAGTTTGAAAAGGTTGAGATTCGTCCGCAAGCCTATGAGTGGATTCTTGCGTTGAGCGCTGGTTTTCCGTTTACAGTGAGTTGCGATAACCTTAATGGTGATTTCGAACCTGATCGCTTGGCTTTTATGGGCAAAGTACACCGAGAGGTAATTTCGATCCTTGAACAAGGTCTACCGCCGCGGGTTAAGATGCTTTCAGAAGCGATGCGCAGTTTCTATCAAGTTGCGCCATTAAGTGCCGATAAGTTTCAGGTTAAGTAA